In a single window of the Leptospira sanjuanensis genome:
- the ygiD gene encoding 4,5-DOPA-extradiol-dioxygenase has product MNPVVFFGHGSPMNLVIRSDFTRNLEEFGSTLKDVKNVLVVSAHWKTRGTYVTVSDPPEQIYDFYGFPQELYEVKYRPSGSPKLAQRVKNLLKSVDVQTTTEWGIDHGSWGVLYFLFQRANLPVVQLSIDANLSPEQQYEIGRELQPLREEGTLILGSGNIVHNLRAADFHNMNAVPSDWAIEFDEFVRQSLESRNDKAILEFQKKGEIAKLSAPSTEHLEPIFYVLGAMKPEEKVRFIHHSFQNRSVSMRSFTSV; this is encoded by the coding sequence ATGAATCCCGTAGTATTTTTCGGTCACGGTTCCCCGATGAACCTCGTAATCCGGTCTGACTTCACTCGAAATCTGGAAGAATTCGGTTCCACTCTTAAGGATGTGAAAAACGTTCTCGTCGTATCCGCGCATTGGAAAACTAGGGGAACGTATGTGACTGTTTCCGATCCGCCCGAACAAATTTACGACTTTTACGGATTCCCTCAAGAGTTGTACGAGGTAAAATACCGTCCTTCCGGATCGCCAAAACTTGCACAACGAGTAAAGAATCTTCTGAAGAGCGTAGACGTGCAGACAACGACCGAATGGGGGATCGATCACGGAAGTTGGGGAGTTCTTTATTTTCTTTTTCAAAGGGCAAATCTTCCCGTGGTTCAACTGAGCATCGACGCGAATCTGAGCCCGGAACAACAATACGAGATCGGACGCGAGCTGCAGCCTCTTCGGGAAGAAGGAACCTTGATCTTGGGAAGCGGAAACATCGTGCACAATCTCAGAGCCGCCGACTTCCACAACATGAACGCGGTGCCGTCCGATTGGGCGATCGAGTTCGACGAGTTTGTACGTCAGTCATTGGAATCCAGAAACGACAAGGCGATCCTCGAGTTTCAAAAGAAGGGCGAGATCGCGAAGTTATCCGCGCCGAGCACGGAACATTTAGAGCCGATCTTTTACGTGTTGGGAGCGATGAAACCTGAGGAAAAAGTGAGGTTCATACATCACAGTTTTCAGAATCGATCCGTATCGATGCGATCCTTCACTTCGGTTTAA
- a CDS encoding beta strand repeat-containing protein — MKFKFFVLIFLSVFFQRCMAWPMLTGAVGLAAGKKGSSPLFFLPGGSSDPVLTRIELSSENASIAKGTNTTLHVTAIFDNGTNKDVTSSSTIVSASESIAAVQGNAVRGISAGETTLQAEYQSSSAKLKITVTSAVLNSIQVSSSDSGSLPKGTSRSFSAIGIFSDGSNQDLSTDPLLVWSTSNSSLLSVNASGSVTGRNVGTANVQAVWGSRQGFASVNISPAILSSIQVTPANPSLPLGANQQLTATGVFSDNSTQDVSASVTWTVLDTSIASVQSNGLLESSNTGSTTVFASIGAVIGSTGLTVTSATLVGISVSPVNSSRAKGLTQHFTATGILSDNTSIDITDQVSWTSSDTNVLTISNVFGNNGLASTLNQGTVSVTATIGGIEGFTDFTVTQATLVSIAVTPAFSSKAKGLTQQFTATGIFTDNSAQDLTEQVTWTSSSGAVNVSNVSGSEGLAQTLFTGSSVITAAFDGISGNTSFTVTSAILTSIQVSPNNPSLAKGLTRSFFATGIYSDLTNADITTSVTWASSDPTVSTISNATGSEGYAFGNSIGSANITASLGTVTSSSSTLSVTAAELVSIGITPASSSKAKGLTENFSATGIFTDNSTQDLTEQVTWSSSDTVIAQISNVAGNKGFTNALVSGSSDISAALGSVTSPSVSFTVSAAELVSIAVTPSNSSLAKGLTGQLNATGTYTDNSTEDLTNLVSWSSSNSSRAIVSNALGSQGIATALGAGSVNMTATLGSISGSTGLNVTAAVLTSIQVTPSIASVAKGLTIQFAATGIYSDNSTQDLTALATWISSDSSKVIIGNAAGSEGLALASTLGNSNIRAIYNSIQSASAAMTVTDAELVGIVVSPPSPSKAKGLTQQFTATGIFTDSTSQDLTSLATWVSSDTSVASISNAIGSAGLATALTTGSSDVYAVYNSRNSNTVSFGVTLATLVSLQLSPVNGSLAKGLTQQFNALGVYTDASTQDLTSSVTWSSTNTTSSTISNAVGTVGRATAIQTGTSTISATSGSITGSTNFTVSAAILSSIAVSPTNPSINATATRQFSAVGTFSDGTTTDLTSTATWASSNTSMATVSNASGTQGLATGISAGSPTVSATYNSVSGNTILTVNAIDTTPPTITSAVSLSPTTIRVVYSESVNNTEALSLSNYKIVNGSSFTGNCSDNTDFTGNSQTADFAPSSISGSGNTFTITLSTSQLSGKTYTLVVNKAGVHDLSFAPNLLGCPNNADFTGQEQLKISGAVCNTVGRVIVSFSKPLFAGADVAKSAECSNQTQCALRYKFTGVSSLGNITSAKILDGSVCGGAAADSSKVCITHSLSQSGGQYTIIAANNLDGDGFDNTSWGSIRNSSDTENLQSSPKDRTSFIGCGSSPVNFTDGPVATNPFADDSSFGYLTGYNNRIYIGPNTNGNQAVRFNYDGTSPESVSFSFTKDTTSSSGTSNVSSNSASTRDGGIGVPPYVTIGHTGCTLNNANQANGCGPDNEDGRGVFATGSLGGTAHILMAGSRSAENFNYLYYSSDTDSGLDFKYIDMGTITGTVTAGTSSITVLNDRIYAGFAKRNQGSNSPDFGKITFNAADSSRCTVGSNCNANDGSRGDRFRIDRMPYFGGGSQEGNNSSINWAYYVGIDSLFVFNGRIYAANGGFPNSLHNGSIIRSTSGNPTPCDGTDSCPGWVDAAPRSDAKWHNGSNNNWFSLELTKYYDMVPGDKAFSQFAEFNGRMYVTRTICVTPQDNSGLRGSVQTTAGCTNGSYTNRRPQLWKCDPSLSGNSTLCDAGDWSVVGDDGSGFTNFGNVSNHSMTMAVANGSYLYVGFDNESGIQIWRTNIANPGSASNVWEQVGGSGLGDATNRQIYSAIAGSDAGVNYIYVSVGKNNQPVRVYRQQNN; from the coding sequence ATGAAGTTTAAATTTTTCGTTCTTATTTTTCTTTCGGTTTTTTTTCAACGTTGTATGGCTTGGCCGATGCTCACCGGCGCCGTAGGTTTAGCGGCCGGCAAAAAAGGAAGTTCTCCGTTGTTCTTTCTTCCCGGAGGTTCTTCCGATCCGGTCCTGACTCGCATCGAGTTGAGTTCCGAAAATGCTTCCATCGCTAAAGGAACAAACACCACTCTTCACGTCACGGCGATCTTCGATAACGGAACGAACAAGGACGTTACGAGTTCTTCTACGATCGTTTCGGCTTCCGAATCCATCGCGGCGGTGCAGGGAAATGCCGTTCGCGGAATTTCCGCCGGTGAAACGACTCTACAGGCGGAATACCAAAGTTCGAGCGCGAAGCTTAAGATCACGGTTACGTCCGCCGTTTTAAATTCAATTCAAGTGTCAAGCTCCGACTCCGGTTCTCTTCCGAAAGGTACGAGTCGTTCATTTTCCGCGATCGGAATCTTTTCGGACGGTTCCAATCAAGATCTTTCCACGGATCCTTTGCTCGTTTGGTCTACGAGCAATTCTTCTTTATTAAGCGTCAACGCTTCCGGTTCGGTTACGGGTCGCAATGTCGGCACTGCGAATGTTCAGGCCGTTTGGGGTTCCAGGCAAGGTTTCGCATCCGTGAACATAAGCCCGGCGATTTTATCTTCCATTCAAGTCACTCCGGCCAATCCAAGCCTTCCTTTAGGCGCCAATCAGCAGCTGACTGCGACCGGAGTTTTTTCGGACAATTCCACACAGGACGTTTCCGCTTCCGTGACTTGGACCGTTTTGGACACGAGCATCGCATCCGTTCAGTCGAACGGTTTATTAGAAAGTTCGAATACAGGTTCCACAACCGTCTTTGCTTCCATTGGCGCCGTGATCGGCTCCACCGGACTCACGGTGACATCCGCGACGCTCGTTGGAATTTCGGTATCTCCGGTGAATTCTTCCCGTGCGAAGGGATTGACGCAGCATTTTACCGCAACCGGAATCCTTTCCGACAATACGAGTATAGACATTACCGATCAGGTCTCCTGGACTTCTTCCGATACGAACGTATTAACGATTTCGAATGTATTCGGAAACAACGGCTTGGCTTCGACGCTCAACCAGGGAACCGTTTCCGTCACCGCAACCATCGGAGGAATCGAAGGTTTTACCGATTTTACGGTAACACAAGCGACCCTCGTTTCCATTGCGGTTACTCCGGCGTTTTCTTCCAAAGCGAAAGGACTTACGCAGCAATTTACGGCAACGGGAATCTTTACGGACAACTCCGCGCAGGACTTAACCGAGCAAGTGACTTGGACCTCGTCCTCGGGAGCGGTAAACGTGTCTAACGTTTCCGGTTCGGAAGGCCTTGCGCAGACTTTGTTTACGGGGAGTTCGGTGATCACGGCTGCGTTTGACGGGATTTCAGGGAACACTTCGTTTACGGTTACTTCCGCAATTCTTACTTCGATTCAAGTCAGCCCGAATAATCCTTCTTTGGCGAAAGGATTAACCCGATCCTTTTTCGCCACGGGGATCTATTCGGATCTTACCAATGCGGATATCACGACTTCCGTAACTTGGGCTTCTTCCGATCCGACGGTTTCAACGATTTCAAACGCGACGGGAAGCGAAGGATACGCATTCGGGAATTCGATCGGTTCCGCCAATATCACCGCTAGTTTAGGAACCGTGACCAGTTCTTCGTCTACGTTATCCGTAACAGCCGCCGAACTCGTTTCGATCGGAATCACACCGGCCTCTTCCTCGAAAGCCAAAGGACTTACGGAGAATTTTTCAGCCACCGGAATTTTTACGGACAACTCTACGCAGGACTTAACCGAGCAAGTGACTTGGTCTTCGTCCGATACGGTGATCGCGCAAATCTCCAACGTCGCGGGCAATAAAGGTTTTACAAACGCTCTTGTTTCCGGTTCGAGCGATATCTCTGCGGCTCTCGGTTCCGTGACCAGTCCTTCCGTTTCATTCACTGTATCGGCCGCGGAACTCGTCTCCATCGCCGTTACACCGAGCAATTCTTCCCTTGCAAAAGGATTAACGGGACAACTGAACGCGACGGGAACGTATACCGATAACTCGACCGAAGATCTTACGAATCTTGTTTCTTGGTCTTCTTCCAATTCCTCAAGAGCGATCGTGAGCAACGCGTTAGGATCGCAAGGTATTGCAACCGCGCTCGGAGCGGGAAGCGTGAATATGACCGCGACCCTCGGCTCTATTTCCGGTAGCACCGGCTTAAATGTGACCGCCGCCGTGCTGACTTCGATTCAAGTTACCCCAAGCATCGCTTCCGTCGCCAAAGGTCTTACGATACAATTTGCCGCGACCGGTATTTATTCGGACAATTCCACCCAAGACCTGACCGCGCTTGCCACTTGGATTTCTTCCGATTCTTCCAAGGTGATCATAGGGAACGCGGCCGGCTCCGAAGGTTTAGCGCTCGCTTCTACTTTAGGAAATTCGAATATTCGAGCGATCTACAATTCGATCCAGAGCGCCTCCGCTGCGATGACCGTCACCGACGCGGAATTAGTCGGCATCGTGGTCAGTCCGCCTTCTCCCTCCAAGGCGAAAGGTCTTACGCAACAATTTACCGCGACCGGTATTTTCACGGACAGCACAAGTCAGGATCTGACTTCTCTTGCGACTTGGGTTTCTTCCGATACGAGCGTGGCGTCCATCAGCAACGCAATCGGTTCGGCGGGTTTGGCGACCGCATTGACCACTGGTTCATCCGATGTTTACGCGGTTTATAATTCTAGGAACAGCAATACAGTATCTTTCGGAGTCACACTGGCAACGTTAGTCTCTCTTCAACTTTCTCCGGTAAACGGAAGTCTTGCCAAAGGTCTTACACAACAATTCAACGCGCTCGGAGTTTATACGGACGCATCCACGCAGGATTTGACTTCTTCCGTAACTTGGTCGAGCACGAACACGACTTCGTCCACGATCTCAAACGCCGTCGGCACGGTGGGAAGAGCGACCGCGATTCAAACCGGAACCAGCACGATCTCGGCCACTTCCGGTTCGATCACGGGCAGTACAAACTTCACAGTAAGCGCGGCCATTCTTTCTTCGATCGCCGTGTCGCCGACCAATCCGTCCATCAACGCGACCGCGACTCGACAATTCTCCGCGGTGGGAACCTTTTCGGACGGAACTACTACGGACTTAACTTCTACCGCAACCTGGGCTAGTTCGAATACGTCGATGGCAACCGTAAGCAACGCGTCGGGAACGCAAGGATTGGCTACCGGAATTTCCGCGGGAAGCCCTACCGTTTCAGCGACTTACAATTCCGTTTCGGGGAATACGATTCTTACCGTGAATGCGATCGACACGACACCTCCTACGATCACATCCGCCGTTTCCTTGTCTCCGACTACGATCCGAGTAGTATATTCAGAATCCGTAAACAACACGGAAGCATTGAGCTTATCCAACTATAAGATCGTAAACGGTTCTTCCTTTACCGGAAATTGTTCGGACAATACGGACTTTACCGGAAATTCTCAAACGGCAGATTTTGCGCCGAGCAGCATCAGCGGAAGCGGAAACACGTTTACGATTACGCTTTCGACTTCGCAGCTTTCCGGAAAAACATATACGCTTGTCGTAAACAAAGCAGGTGTCCACGATCTTTCCTTCGCTCCGAATCTTTTGGGTTGTCCGAATAACGCCGATTTTACGGGACAGGAACAACTCAAAATCTCCGGCGCGGTCTGCAACACGGTGGGAAGAGTGATCGTGTCCTTCTCCAAACCGTTGTTCGCGGGAGCCGATGTCGCTAAGTCCGCGGAATGTTCCAATCAAACACAGTGCGCACTTCGGTATAAATTTACGGGAGTTTCCTCTTTAGGAAACATCACGAGCGCGAAAATTTTGGACGGAAGCGTTTGCGGCGGAGCTGCCGCGGATTCCTCCAAAGTTTGTATTACGCATTCCTTGTCTCAGTCCGGCGGTCAATATACGATCATCGCCGCGAACAACTTGGACGGAGACGGATTCGACAACACGTCTTGGGGATCGATTCGTAATTCATCCGATACGGAGAATTTACAATCTTCTCCGAAGGATAGAACGAGCTTTATCGGTTGCGGAAGTTCTCCCGTAAACTTCACGGACGGCCCCGTTGCGACCAATCCGTTTGCCGACGATTCTTCCTTCGGTTATCTCACGGGATACAACAATCGGATTTATATCGGGCCGAACACGAACGGAAACCAAGCGGTTCGTTTTAATTACGACGGAACTTCTCCGGAGTCGGTATCGTTCTCCTTTACCAAGGATACGACTTCCTCTTCCGGAACTTCGAACGTATCGTCTAACAGCGCTTCAACGAGGGACGGAGGAATCGGAGTTCCTCCATACGTGACGATCGGTCATACGGGCTGCACTCTCAATAACGCGAATCAGGCGAACGGCTGCGGTCCGGATAACGAAGACGGCCGGGGAGTATTCGCAACCGGTTCACTCGGTGGAACGGCTCACATCCTGATGGCGGGCTCCCGATCCGCGGAGAACTTTAATTATCTCTACTATTCTTCCGATACCGATTCTGGCTTGGACTTCAAATACATCGATATGGGAACGATCACCGGAACGGTTACTGCGGGAACTTCGTCGATCACCGTTTTGAACGATCGGATCTACGCCGGTTTTGCTAAGCGAAATCAAGGTTCTAATTCTCCGGACTTCGGAAAAATCACTTTCAATGCCGCGGACTCTTCTCGATGTACGGTCGGCTCTAACTGCAACGCAAACGACGGTTCGCGCGGAGATCGTTTTAGAATCGATAGAATGCCTTACTTCGGAGGCGGTTCTCAGGAAGGGAACAACTCCTCGATCAACTGGGCTTACTACGTCGGAATCGATTCGCTCTTCGTTTTTAACGGAAGAATCTACGCCGCAAACGGAGGCTTTCCAAATTCCTTACATAATGGAAGTATAATACGTTCCACGAGCGGAAATCCGACTCCTTGCGACGGGACCGACAGTTGTCCGGGTTGGGTCGATGCCGCTCCGAGAAGCGACGCAAAGTGGCATAACGGATCGAACAACAATTGGTTCTCTCTCGAACTTACGAAATACTACGATATGGTTCCGGGCGATAAGGCGTTTTCTCAGTTCGCCGAGTTTAACGGAAGAATGTACGTCACAAGAACGATCTGCGTGACTCCTCAGGACAACTCCGGTTTACGTGGATCGGTTCAAACGACCGCAGGTTGCACGAACGGATCCTATACGAATCGAAGACCGCAGCTTTGGAAATGCGATCCGAGTCTGAGCGGAAACTCGACTTTGTGCGATGCGGGTGATTGGTCCGTGGTCGGGGACGACGGAAGCGGTTTTACGAATTTCGGAAACGTTTCCAACCATAGTATGACGATGGCGGTCGCAAACGGATCGTATCTCTACGTCGGCTTTGACAACGAAAGCGGAATCCAAATTTGGAGAACCAATATCGCAAATCCGGGAAGCGCGTCGAATGTTTGGGAACAAGTCGGCGGAAGCGGCTTAGGAGACGCGACCAATCGTCAAATTTACTCGGCCATTGCCGGATCGGACGCGGGTGTAAACTACATCTACGTCAGCGTCGGAAAGAACAATCAACCGGTACGAGTTTACAGACAACAGAATAATTGA
- a CDS encoding LIC_10463 family lipoprotein: MRHRQTLSLIVTVLILIGFVLFGEEGNSERLTFTKNDRNEMIRLQSFVHGRMESGNNVQNYEFILKQSENMRGIFQIDSVSSDLKLELIKKEFPFDSKTSCANTNSGNTFSCKIEIQSLEKGKYRLTVFRGTNKKESDFNLFAGIFGKGYIDVDSTSDR; the protein is encoded by the coding sequence ATGCGACATCGACAAACCTTATCACTGATCGTTACCGTGCTGATTCTAATCGGTTTCGTTCTCTTCGGAGAAGAAGGAAATTCGGAACGACTCACGTTTACGAAAAACGATCGGAACGAAATGATCCGGCTCCAATCCTTCGTTCACGGAAGAATGGAATCGGGAAACAACGTTCAAAATTACGAATTTATCCTCAAACAATCGGAGAATATGCGAGGAATCTTTCAAATCGATTCCGTAAGCTCCGATCTAAAACTCGAATTGATCAAAAAAGAATTTCCCTTCGACTCAAAGACTTCCTGTGCAAACACGAATTCAGGAAACACGTTCTCCTGCAAAATCGAAATCCAATCCCTGGAAAAAGGAAAGTATCGACTGACCGTTTTCCGGGGCACAAACAAAAAAGAATCCGATTTCAATCTATTTGCGGGAATATTCGGAAAGGGTTATATAGATGTCGACTCAACATCCGATCGTTAA
- a CDS encoding Bor family protein, with the protein MSTQHPIVKAAIAFLFMGIFVACQHARVRFPQDPPKSCLNPSTQRQCKAALEDRERLNAEPSQMHVIPQSFYFWGMSPKNYPINAADYCTNGVKEAHQYSTFFDALYEQLTLGIYSPRTLDLICYN; encoded by the coding sequence ATGTCGACTCAACATCCGATCGTTAAAGCGGCGATCGCGTTTTTATTCATGGGAATCTTCGTCGCCTGCCAGCACGCGCGCGTCCGATTTCCGCAGGACCCGCCTAAATCCTGTTTAAATCCGTCCACGCAGAGGCAGTGTAAGGCCGCGCTGGAAGACAGGGAACGATTGAACGCGGAACCTTCGCAGATGCACGTGATTCCTCAGTCCTTTTATTTCTGGGGAATGAGCCCGAAAAACTATCCGATAAACGCGGCCGACTATTGTACGAACGGAGTGAAGGAAGCGCATCAGTATTCGACTTTTTTCGACGCGCTCTACGAACAGCTTACGCTCGGAATCTATTCACCGAGGACTTTGGATCTGATCTGCTACAACTGA
- a CDS encoding LA_3781 family PerA/PerB upregulated protein, whose protein sequence is MRILKTILLTITIGTATGCHNTTLQIYNSPGAASFPDETKADQTYKQGGYAVGLIESFDTPEVKCQEGKPRILIQRNFWDNVIHWTIGGIYTRRTVQVFCKK, encoded by the coding sequence ATGAGAATTTTAAAAACCATACTGTTGACGATTACGATCGGAACGGCGACGGGATGTCACAATACCACATTACAAATCTATAATTCTCCCGGAGCGGCCTCATTTCCGGACGAAACCAAAGCGGATCAGACCTATAAACAAGGCGGCTACGCCGTGGGCTTGATCGAATCTTTCGATACTCCCGAGGTGAAATGCCAGGAAGGAAAACCGCGGATTCTCATCCAAAGAAACTTTTGGGATAACGTGATTCACTGGACGATCGGCGGAATTTACACACGAAGGACAGTGCAGGTGTTTTGTAAAAAGTAA
- a CDS encoding VOC family protein, translated as MQPRINIITLGVKNFDQAVRFYEEGLGFPKMKFEGNIAFFTLNGTWFALYPLEALAEDVGVPAKGNGFRGFTLAYNGHSKEEVNEVIGKAEKAGAKIVKRPQDVFWGGYSSYFEDPEGYYWEVAWNPAFYPGPKEV; from the coding sequence ATGCAACCCAGAATCAACATCATCACCTTAGGCGTAAAAAACTTCGATCAAGCGGTTCGCTTCTACGAGGAAGGACTCGGTTTTCCTAAAATGAAGTTCGAAGGAAATATCGCCTTCTTTACGTTAAACGGAACCTGGTTCGCTTTGTATCCGCTCGAAGCTCTCGCCGAGGACGTCGGAGTTCCCGCAAAAGGAAACGGTTTTCGGGGATTTACGCTCGCTTACAACGGACATTCCAAAGAGGAAGTCAACGAAGTGATCGGAAAGGCGGAAAAGGCGGGAGCAAAAATTGTTAAGCGACCACAGGACGTTTTCTGGGGCGGATATTCGAGTTACTTCGAGGATCCCGAAGGATATTATTGGGAAGTCGCTTGGAATCCTGCCTTTTATCCGGGACCGAAAGAAGTCTAA
- the add gene encoding adenosine deaminase produces the protein MALTFGEILERIRIIDRDVTELNRLKSRLPADRPYSSSLQISFDKQINELLNERVGLMELEVLDPPSWILGVPTAGIPQETPVPIKGLFPSGDLSKEKPDDQDVINFLRELPKTEIHLHLEACVNKDTMKQLMEKNGISVSDEEFEAKFNFKDLNGFIQVFFFIQSLVKEPADFSYFVGSLAEYMRANNIVYTEVFFAPSKFIQNGLDFEEMIDFLVNRIREEKENDGITIRLLVDVSRSFGPENAMNNLNRVLKLRHPEVIGIGLGGAELMGPARDYQEVFKKAREAGLRVVAHSGEDDGPWAIWEAVELLKAERIGHGTSAIQDPELVKYLRENHIPIEICVTSNVFTGKYVRKEQNHPVRYYYDQGLPLSVNTDDPEIFNVNLTYEYYKLWRFLDFSLDEIVDLIRQGVFASFHPNKESLWAEMEKKIQTVKARYGLKR, from the coding sequence GTGGCGTTAACTTTTGGAGAGATTTTAGAACGAATTCGGATCATCGATCGCGATGTAACCGAATTGAACCGCCTGAAATCCAGGCTTCCCGCCGACCGTCCTTATTCTTCTTCCTTACAGATTTCTTTCGACAAACAGATCAACGAACTTTTGAACGAAAGGGTCGGACTCATGGAACTCGAGGTTCTGGACCCTCCTTCTTGGATTTTAGGAGTTCCCACGGCCGGCATTCCTCAAGAAACTCCGGTTCCGATCAAAGGGCTTTTTCCTTCCGGAGATCTTTCCAAAGAGAAGCCGGACGACCAAGATGTAATCAACTTCCTGCGGGAACTCCCCAAGACCGAAATCCATCTTCATCTCGAGGCCTGCGTCAACAAAGACACGATGAAACAGTTGATGGAAAAGAACGGGATCAGCGTTTCGGACGAAGAATTCGAAGCGAAGTTCAACTTCAAGGACTTGAACGGGTTCATCCAAGTATTCTTTTTTATACAATCGCTCGTGAAAGAACCCGCTGACTTTTCCTACTTTGTAGGGAGTTTGGCGGAATACATGCGGGCCAACAACATCGTTTACACCGAAGTGTTCTTCGCTCCTTCCAAATTCATCCAAAACGGACTCGATTTCGAGGAGATGATCGACTTTCTCGTGAACCGTATCCGTGAAGAAAAGGAAAACGACGGAATCACCATACGCTTGTTAGTCGATGTGTCGCGTTCCTTCGGACCGGAAAACGCGATGAACAACTTAAACCGCGTTTTAAAACTCAGACATCCCGAAGTGATCGGGATCGGTTTGGGCGGCGCGGAACTGATGGGGCCTGCGCGGGATTATCAGGAAGTTTTCAAAAAAGCGAGAGAAGCGGGACTCCGCGTGGTCGCTCACTCCGGAGAGGACGACGGTCCTTGGGCGATCTGGGAAGCGGTCGAACTTCTCAAAGCGGAACGGATCGGACACGGAACCTCCGCGATCCAAGATCCCGAACTCGTAAAATATCTCAGAGAGAATCATATCCCCATCGAGATTTGTGTGACGTCTAACGTATTTACGGGGAAATACGTCCGCAAGGAGCAGAATCACCCGGTTCGATACTATTACGATCAGGGACTTCCTCTCAGCGTGAACACGGACGATCCTGAAATATTCAACGTAAATCTTACATACGAATATTATAAACTTTGGAGATTCTTGGATTTCTCTTTGGACGAAATCGTGGACCTGATCCGGCAGGGAGTTTTCGCCTCCTTTCATCCGAACAAAGAATCCCTTTGGGCTGAGATGGAAAAGAAAATCCAAACGGTCAAAGCGCGATACGGTCTGAAGAGGTAG
- a CDS encoding DegT/DnrJ/EryC1/StrS family aminotransferase → MITARKTFLPFALPCISERAIEEVSAVLRSGWITSGPKVKEFEEEFARYTGAEYALALNSATAGLHLALEAIGMSREDAAICPAVTFTATAEVICYFDAEPILTDVDPIFNLMTPETLRATIERECIYQNGTLFHKKTGKTVRAILPVHLAGVICDMEGILEIAKEYHLYVIEDAAHAFPAVHKGRKIGTFGDFTVFSFYATKGITTGEGGMVTTNHSHFADRIKLMRLHGINRETYDRPGWYYEVVSPGFKYNMTDVAAALGIVQLSEADDLWKRRIAIAELYKKEFADLPFLHLPLSAPDGEHSWHLFRVEVDRASSKMDRDIFAAELKKRNIGSSLHFIPLYEHPFYGSRFGFKKEHFPNANAMYSRSLSIPLFPGMKDGDVQDVIKAVKEIFNAL, encoded by the coding sequence ATGATTACAGCACGCAAAACCTTTCTCCCATTCGCCCTACCTTGCATTTCGGAAAGGGCTATCGAAGAAGTTTCCGCAGTTCTCCGATCCGGCTGGATCACCTCCGGTCCTAAGGTGAAAGAATTCGAGGAAGAATTTGCGCGTTACACCGGAGCCGAATACGCGCTGGCTCTCAACTCCGCGACCGCAGGTCTTCATCTCGCTTTGGAGGCAATCGGAATGAGCCGGGAAGATGCGGCCATTTGCCCCGCGGTTACGTTTACCGCGACCGCGGAAGTCATCTGTTACTTCGACGCGGAACCGATTCTTACGGACGTCGATCCGATCTTCAACCTGATGACACCGGAAACTCTCCGCGCCACAATCGAAAGAGAATGTATCTATCAAAACGGAACCCTCTTCCATAAAAAAACCGGCAAAACGGTACGGGCGATTCTTCCCGTACATCTTGCGGGAGTGATCTGCGACATGGAAGGTATATTAGAAATCGCTAAAGAATATCATCTCTACGTGATCGAAGACGCGGCCCACGCGTTCCCCGCCGTTCACAAAGGAAGAAAGATCGGCACCTTCGGCGATTTTACCGTTTTCAGTTTTTATGCCACCAAAGGAATCACGACCGGCGAAGGAGGAATGGTGACGACCAACCATTCTCACTTTGCGGATCGGATCAAATTGATGCGTCTTCACGGAATCAACCGGGAAACATACGATCGTCCGGGTTGGTATTACGAAGTCGTTTCCCCCGGTTTTAAATACAATATGACCGACGTCGCCGCAGCGCTTGGCATCGTTCAGCTTTCCGAAGCGGACGATCTCTGGAAACGTAGAATTGCAATCGCCGAATTGTACAAAAAAGAATTCGCCGATCTTCCGTTTTTACATCTGCCTCTTTCCGCTCCGGACGGAGAACATTCCTGGCATCTCTTCCGCGTGGAAGTCGACCGCGCTTCCTCCAAAATGGATCGGGACATCTTCGCGGCCGAATTAAAAAAACGGAATATAGGTTCGAGCCTTCATTTTATTCCTCTTTACGAACATCCGTTTTACGGTTCCCGTTTCGGATTTAAAAAGGAACATTTCCCGAACGCGAACGCGATGTATTCGAGATCGCTTTCGATTCCTTTGTTTCCGGGAATGAAGGACGGAGACGTTCAGGACGTGATCAAAGCGGTCAAAGAAATTTTCAACGCGCTCTGA